Proteins encoded by one window of Aphis gossypii isolate Hap1 chromosome X, ASM2018417v2, whole genome shotgun sequence:
- the LOC114125504 gene encoding zinc finger protein ush-like isoform X1, translated as MRCSSPTVSQRKTAVMSRRKQSNPKPLKPGEDSEWTTNDEVVSGNDVTAKCEVNAEQQQQPSPPSRPEPEEPPPANDSHPTLRLNPNLATDPARWSLADKPSPPQPPLPPPPPPSSGTLTAAAAASSSESSSSSSSSSSLSSSAIGEPTHNVVTITAPRAIQIFICNPCGIRFSSLSTLDAHQTYYCSRRHKKDSESDDVKLPIVIESDEMTMGNDTDSRPSSVEPSAKSMRTGKQYKCPHCIYSADKKVSLNRHMRIHSISPVLVQSPPCPTDNADPSVVDRYCQNCDIRFSNLRTYQAHKTHYCNTRHVVKPTPSSSPMPNNPSPTSVVPTYLALPTNPVIVVPYTLVQNASVLSALSADIGPSPPTDTACIVLSDGTLQPIAQALVPTKFNMGNSDNIQRDHSQSPPEEFFSPPQKAESISSETKKRPAPQPSSPLDLRLKRVSKSSQDAAGCTDGEEEKENRRSDGNVTDAEDIVCAPSIPCMILSPSSSPTSGGGDSGGGNKTPQHRSGMQHLHHNQQLQQHHHQQQQLQQQQQQQQHHHRNHIPQPPTNGVVQHSGKLIPMYDGTDRNGGKFSVSNLLHVSGVKQEPASNNGEPPHPAMHHMPTAAPHHRFSAMHKSLLSSAVVAPMPPGVQPRGLGELLNPAAVLPYFTPDMTLRLAANSGQDGAGGMPPAHHQFYLKQGPSKCESCNIVFCKYENFLAHKKHYCASRPPPDGGDGEADKTSPEGSPGPKPLTVSSPQSSKDSVSPTPVLKPPMIQFICSTCGVKFSSFDNLTTHQTFYCPNRTAGALQESVDNKAASLALPSKCPKCKMTIDGTQHHQCQPTNCWKCPVCGAVCSSASAAQKHLDNHNGIRAFVCTICQYKGNTLRGLRTHIRMHFNKRMIPDLMEEDYVTCLIDENSASSMVDGRAKTPTTSDSADKPFVPSTVLVKTATAAAAAAAALSSPSPSPSSSLSSTAATATAVVVVDDEPKELVVVKQESVNGVAAAPPADEPATGIGHHQQPTATSDDLQAQQQLPAQSQLQLQSAVGNKRPGITAKYCKACDISFNYLSTFIAHKKYYCRNSTEYKCNTENAKTATVT; from the exons ccGGCGAAGATAGCGAATGGACCACAAATGATGAAGTGGTCAGCGGTAATGACGTGACAGCAAAATGTGAGGTAAACGCAGAACAACAGCAACAACCGTCGCCGCCATCACGACCTGAACCGGAAGAGCCACCACCTGCCAATGACTCGCACCCAACGTTAAGACTTAATCCGAATTTAGCCACTGATCCAGCTAGATGGTCGCTCGCGGACAAACCGTCACCGCCACAGCCTCCATTgccaccaccgccgccaccGTCATCAGGAACATTAACTGCCGCCGCAGCCGCGTCATCTTCGGAATCGTCGTCTTCATCGTCTTCGTCATCGTCACTGTCGTCGTCTGCGATCGGCGAACCTACTCACAACGTAGTCACCATTACCGCACCTAGAG CGATTCAAATATTCATTTGCAACCCGTGCGGGATACGATTCAGTTCGCTGAGCACGTTGGACGCCCATCAGACGTACTATTGTTCACGCAGACACaaaaaag aTTCAGAATCAGATGATGTAAAGTTGCCGATTGTCATCGAATCGGACGAGATGACCATGGGCAATGATACAGATAGCCGTCCATCGTCCGTCGAACCATCCGCCAAGTCGATGAGAACGggaaaacaatacaaatgcCCTCATTGTATATATAGCGCCGATAAAAAA GTAAGTCTGAACAGACATATGCGCATACATTCCATATCGCCGGTGTTGGTGCAATCGCCACCGTGTCCGACGGACAATGCTGACCCGTCAGTGGTGGACCGGTACTGCCAGAACTGTGACATCCGGTTCTCTAACTTGCGTACGTACCAGGCACATAAGACGCACTATTGCAACACGCGGCACGTGGTCAAACCAACCCCGTCCAGTTCGCCTATGCCTAACAACCCGTCACCCACCAGCGTGGTGCCCACTTACCTGGCACTACCCACCAATCCTGTCATCGTAGTTCCTTACACACTCGTACAAAATGCAAGCGTCCTGTCCGCCCTATCGGCGGACATAGGCCCATCCCCGCCCACCGACACCGCTTGTATCGTCCTATCCGACGGCACGCTTCAGCCCATCGCCCAGGCACTGGTACCCACCAAATTCAACATGGGCAACAGCGACAACATACAGAGAGACCACTCGCAGTCTCCACCGGAAGAATTCTTTTCGCCg CCTCAAAAAGCCGAGTCGATCAGCTCTGAGACGAAAAAGAGACCGGCACCGCAACCGTCGTCGCCGCTCGACCTGAGACTGAAGCGCGTATCGAAGTCATCGCAGGACGCCGCCGGCTGCACGGACGGCGAGGAGGAAAAGGAAAACAGACGGAGCGACGGTAACGTAACCGACGCGGAGGACATTGTGTGCGCGCCGTCCATTCCGTGCATGATACTGTCGCCGTCGTCTTCTCCGACGTCCGGCGGCGGCGACAGCGGTGGTGGCAACAAGACTCCACAACACCGGTCCGGGATGCAACACCTCCACCACAATCAGCAACTGCAGCAGCACCACCACCAGCAACAGCAactgcagcagcagcaacagcaacagcagcacCACCATCGCAACCACATCCCGCAGCCGCCGACCAACGGCGTGGTGCAGCATAGCGGCAAGCTCATCCCGATGTACGACGGAACAGACCGGAACGGCGGCAAGTTCAGCGTCTCTAACCTGTTGCACGTGTCCGGCGTCAAACAGGAACCGGCCAGCAATAACGGCGAGCCGCCGCATCCCGCGATGCACCATATGCCGACGGCCGCTCCGCATCACAGATTCAGCGCCATGCACAAGTCGCTGTTGTCCTCGGCCGTGGTGGCCCCTATGCCGCCCGGCGTACAGCCCCGCGGCCTCGGCGAACTCCTCAATCCGGCCGCCGTGTTGCCGTACTTCACGCCCGACATGACGCTCCGGCTGGCCGCCAACTCGGGGCAGGACGGTGCAGGCGGCATGCCGCCCGCCCACCATCAGTTCTACTTGAAACAGGGCCCGTCCAAGTGCGAGAGCTGCAACATCGTGTTCTGCAAGTACGAGAACTTCCTGGCGCACAAGAAACACTACTGCGCGTCCCGCCCACCGCCGGACGGCGGGGACGGCGAAGCGGACAAGACGAGTCCCGAAGGATCGCCGGGGCCCAAGCCGCTTACGGTGTCGTCGCCGCAGTCGTCCAAGGACAGCGTAAGCCCCACGCCGGTGCTCAAGCCGCCTATGATCCAGTTCATATGCTCCACGTGCGGCGTCAAGTTCTCGTCATTCGACAACCTCACCACGCACCAGACTTTCTATTGCCCGAACAGGACTGCTGGGGCGCTGCAGGAATCGGTCGACAACAAGGCAGCGTCGCTTGCATTGCCGTCAAAATGTCCAAAATGCAAA ATGACCATCGACGGGACACAACACCACCAGTGTCAGCCAACCAACTGTTGGAAGTGTCCGGTGTGCGGCGCAGTGTGCTCGAGCGCGTCGGCCGCCCAAAAACATTTGGACAACCACAACGGCATTCGGGCGTTCGTGTGCACTATCTGCCAGTACAAAGGCAATACGCTCAGGGGTCTCAGAACGCACATCCGCATGCACTTCAACAAGCGTATGATTCCGGATCTCATG GAAGAAGATTACGTGACATGTCTGATCGACGAGAACTCGGCGTCGTCGATGGTGGACGGACGTGCCAAAACGCCGACGACTTCGGACTCCGCTGACAAGCCGTTCGTACCGTCGACCGTCCTAGTTAAGACTGCCaccgctgccgccgccgccgccgcagctTTGTCTTCGCCGTCAccgtcgccgtcgtcgtctCTGTCATccaccgccgccaccgccaccgccgttGTCGTTGTGGACGACGAGCCAAAAGAGTTGGTGGTCGTCAAACAGGAGTCGGTCAACGGCGTGGCCGCTGCGCCTCCGGCGGACGAACCGGCCACCGGCATCGGCCACCATCAACAGCCGACCGCGACTTCCGACGACCTGCAGGCGCAGCAACAACTTCCGGCGCAGTCGCAACTGCAACTGCAGTCGGCGGTCGGCAACAAGCGGCCCGGCA
- the LOC114125504 gene encoding zinc finger protein ush-like isoform X2: MVKVIRHSIKNITGEDSEWTTNDEVVSGNDVTAKCEVNAEQQQQPSPPSRPEPEEPPPANDSHPTLRLNPNLATDPARWSLADKPSPPQPPLPPPPPPSSGTLTAAAAASSSESSSSSSSSSSLSSSAIGEPTHNVVTITAPRAIQIFICNPCGIRFSSLSTLDAHQTYYCSRRHKKDSESDDVKLPIVIESDEMTMGNDTDSRPSSVEPSAKSMRTGKQYKCPHCIYSADKKVSLNRHMRIHSISPVLVQSPPCPTDNADPSVVDRYCQNCDIRFSNLRTYQAHKTHYCNTRHVVKPTPSSSPMPNNPSPTSVVPTYLALPTNPVIVVPYTLVQNASVLSALSADIGPSPPTDTACIVLSDGTLQPIAQALVPTKFNMGNSDNIQRDHSQSPPEEFFSPPQKAESISSETKKRPAPQPSSPLDLRLKRVSKSSQDAAGCTDGEEEKENRRSDGNVTDAEDIVCAPSIPCMILSPSSSPTSGGGDSGGGNKTPQHRSGMQHLHHNQQLQQHHHQQQQLQQQQQQQQHHHRNHIPQPPTNGVVQHSGKLIPMYDGTDRNGGKFSVSNLLHVSGVKQEPASNNGEPPHPAMHHMPTAAPHHRFSAMHKSLLSSAVVAPMPPGVQPRGLGELLNPAAVLPYFTPDMTLRLAANSGQDGAGGMPPAHHQFYLKQGPSKCESCNIVFCKYENFLAHKKHYCASRPPPDGGDGEADKTSPEGSPGPKPLTVSSPQSSKDSVSPTPVLKPPMIQFICSTCGVKFSSFDNLTTHQTFYCPNRTAGALQESVDNKAASLALPSKCPKCKMTIDGTQHHQCQPTNCWKCPVCGAVCSSASAAQKHLDNHNGIRAFVCTICQYKGNTLRGLRTHIRMHFNKRMIPDLMEEDYVTCLIDENSASSMVDGRAKTPTTSDSADKPFVPSTVLVKTATAAAAAAAALSSPSPSPSSSLSSTAATATAVVVVDDEPKELVVVKQESVNGVAAAPPADEPATGIGHHQQPTATSDDLQAQQQLPAQSQLQLQSAVGNKRPGITAKYCKACDISFNYLSTFIAHKKYYCRNSTEYKCNTENAKTATVT; encoded by the exons ccGGCGAAGATAGCGAATGGACCACAAATGATGAAGTGGTCAGCGGTAATGACGTGACAGCAAAATGTGAGGTAAACGCAGAACAACAGCAACAACCGTCGCCGCCATCACGACCTGAACCGGAAGAGCCACCACCTGCCAATGACTCGCACCCAACGTTAAGACTTAATCCGAATTTAGCCACTGATCCAGCTAGATGGTCGCTCGCGGACAAACCGTCACCGCCACAGCCTCCATTgccaccaccgccgccaccGTCATCAGGAACATTAACTGCCGCCGCAGCCGCGTCATCTTCGGAATCGTCGTCTTCATCGTCTTCGTCATCGTCACTGTCGTCGTCTGCGATCGGCGAACCTACTCACAACGTAGTCACCATTACCGCACCTAGAG CGATTCAAATATTCATTTGCAACCCGTGCGGGATACGATTCAGTTCGCTGAGCACGTTGGACGCCCATCAGACGTACTATTGTTCACGCAGACACaaaaaag aTTCAGAATCAGATGATGTAAAGTTGCCGATTGTCATCGAATCGGACGAGATGACCATGGGCAATGATACAGATAGCCGTCCATCGTCCGTCGAACCATCCGCCAAGTCGATGAGAACGggaaaacaatacaaatgcCCTCATTGTATATATAGCGCCGATAAAAAA GTAAGTCTGAACAGACATATGCGCATACATTCCATATCGCCGGTGTTGGTGCAATCGCCACCGTGTCCGACGGACAATGCTGACCCGTCAGTGGTGGACCGGTACTGCCAGAACTGTGACATCCGGTTCTCTAACTTGCGTACGTACCAGGCACATAAGACGCACTATTGCAACACGCGGCACGTGGTCAAACCAACCCCGTCCAGTTCGCCTATGCCTAACAACCCGTCACCCACCAGCGTGGTGCCCACTTACCTGGCACTACCCACCAATCCTGTCATCGTAGTTCCTTACACACTCGTACAAAATGCAAGCGTCCTGTCCGCCCTATCGGCGGACATAGGCCCATCCCCGCCCACCGACACCGCTTGTATCGTCCTATCCGACGGCACGCTTCAGCCCATCGCCCAGGCACTGGTACCCACCAAATTCAACATGGGCAACAGCGACAACATACAGAGAGACCACTCGCAGTCTCCACCGGAAGAATTCTTTTCGCCg CCTCAAAAAGCCGAGTCGATCAGCTCTGAGACGAAAAAGAGACCGGCACCGCAACCGTCGTCGCCGCTCGACCTGAGACTGAAGCGCGTATCGAAGTCATCGCAGGACGCCGCCGGCTGCACGGACGGCGAGGAGGAAAAGGAAAACAGACGGAGCGACGGTAACGTAACCGACGCGGAGGACATTGTGTGCGCGCCGTCCATTCCGTGCATGATACTGTCGCCGTCGTCTTCTCCGACGTCCGGCGGCGGCGACAGCGGTGGTGGCAACAAGACTCCACAACACCGGTCCGGGATGCAACACCTCCACCACAATCAGCAACTGCAGCAGCACCACCACCAGCAACAGCAactgcagcagcagcaacagcaacagcagcacCACCATCGCAACCACATCCCGCAGCCGCCGACCAACGGCGTGGTGCAGCATAGCGGCAAGCTCATCCCGATGTACGACGGAACAGACCGGAACGGCGGCAAGTTCAGCGTCTCTAACCTGTTGCACGTGTCCGGCGTCAAACAGGAACCGGCCAGCAATAACGGCGAGCCGCCGCATCCCGCGATGCACCATATGCCGACGGCCGCTCCGCATCACAGATTCAGCGCCATGCACAAGTCGCTGTTGTCCTCGGCCGTGGTGGCCCCTATGCCGCCCGGCGTACAGCCCCGCGGCCTCGGCGAACTCCTCAATCCGGCCGCCGTGTTGCCGTACTTCACGCCCGACATGACGCTCCGGCTGGCCGCCAACTCGGGGCAGGACGGTGCAGGCGGCATGCCGCCCGCCCACCATCAGTTCTACTTGAAACAGGGCCCGTCCAAGTGCGAGAGCTGCAACATCGTGTTCTGCAAGTACGAGAACTTCCTGGCGCACAAGAAACACTACTGCGCGTCCCGCCCACCGCCGGACGGCGGGGACGGCGAAGCGGACAAGACGAGTCCCGAAGGATCGCCGGGGCCCAAGCCGCTTACGGTGTCGTCGCCGCAGTCGTCCAAGGACAGCGTAAGCCCCACGCCGGTGCTCAAGCCGCCTATGATCCAGTTCATATGCTCCACGTGCGGCGTCAAGTTCTCGTCATTCGACAACCTCACCACGCACCAGACTTTCTATTGCCCGAACAGGACTGCTGGGGCGCTGCAGGAATCGGTCGACAACAAGGCAGCGTCGCTTGCATTGCCGTCAAAATGTCCAAAATGCAAA ATGACCATCGACGGGACACAACACCACCAGTGTCAGCCAACCAACTGTTGGAAGTGTCCGGTGTGCGGCGCAGTGTGCTCGAGCGCGTCGGCCGCCCAAAAACATTTGGACAACCACAACGGCATTCGGGCGTTCGTGTGCACTATCTGCCAGTACAAAGGCAATACGCTCAGGGGTCTCAGAACGCACATCCGCATGCACTTCAACAAGCGTATGATTCCGGATCTCATG GAAGAAGATTACGTGACATGTCTGATCGACGAGAACTCGGCGTCGTCGATGGTGGACGGACGTGCCAAAACGCCGACGACTTCGGACTCCGCTGACAAGCCGTTCGTACCGTCGACCGTCCTAGTTAAGACTGCCaccgctgccgccgccgccgccgcagctTTGTCTTCGCCGTCAccgtcgccgtcgtcgtctCTGTCATccaccgccgccaccgccaccgccgttGTCGTTGTGGACGACGAGCCAAAAGAGTTGGTGGTCGTCAAACAGGAGTCGGTCAACGGCGTGGCCGCTGCGCCTCCGGCGGACGAACCGGCCACCGGCATCGGCCACCATCAACAGCCGACCGCGACTTCCGACGACCTGCAGGCGCAGCAACAACTTCCGGCGCAGTCGCAACTGCAACTGCAGTCGGCGGTCGGCAACAAGCGGCCCGGCA